The following proteins come from a genomic window of Nitrospira sp.:
- a CDS encoding 2-C-methyl-D-erythritol 4-phosphate cytidylyltransferase codes for MALVPAAGRGLRMGGSVPKQFLALGGQPLILHSLRVLQASAVIEEIILAVPQNERDYCLKEIVAKHHFTKVTKVVPGGQERQDSVRHALEAVHDDVDVVLVHDAVRPFLTEHMVEGVVKTARAKGAAIIALPMKDTVKQVGTDLVIERTVDRRSLWLAQTPQAFRRDWLLAAHRKAHAEGIRATDDAYLIEWTGHPVCVVEGSGENIKVTRPEDLVIGEAILASRSKKGQESLVISQKKYKTEPLTSDY; via the coding sequence TCGGCGGTCAGCCTCTCATCCTCCATTCGCTTCGCGTGCTTCAAGCTTCTGCCGTCATTGAGGAAATCATTCTGGCGGTTCCACAGAATGAGAGGGACTATTGCCTCAAAGAAATCGTAGCAAAGCATCACTTTACCAAGGTGACCAAAGTGGTGCCGGGAGGACAGGAACGGCAAGATTCCGTCAGGCATGCGCTTGAGGCGGTCCATGACGATGTCGATGTGGTGTTGGTGCATGACGCGGTTCGTCCGTTTCTCACAGAACATATGGTGGAAGGAGTTGTGAAGACGGCACGAGCCAAGGGAGCGGCAATTATCGCACTCCCCATGAAGGATACCGTGAAGCAAGTAGGAACAGACCTTGTCATCGAACGAACGGTAGATCGGCGATCATTGTGGTTGGCGCAGACCCCGCAAGCCTTCCGTCGCGATTGGCTGTTGGCAGCACACAGGAAGGCCCACGCAGAAGGGATTCGCGCAACCGATGATGCCTATCTCATCGAGTGGACGGGGCATCCGGTGTGTGTCGTCGAAGGAAGCGGCGAAAACATCAAGGTGACGAGGCCGGAAGACTTGGTGATCGGCGAAGCGATCTTGGCGTCGCGATCAAAGAAAGGTCAGGAGTCATTGGTCATCAGTCAAAAGAAATACAAGACCGAACCGTTGACTAGTGACTATTGA